One Maribacter sp. HTCC2170 genomic window, GTTTATCCTCAATAGGACACCAGCTGCCAAATGGGGTGACCCTAACGATCTTGCCGGGACAGCAATTTATTTAGCTTCAAAAGCGAGTGATTTTGTAAACGGCCACATTGTTTATGTGGATGGCGGTATACTTGCGACCATTGGAAAACCTTCAAACGAAGTGTAGCGAACAAATTTTAAAAGCAAGGAGCCATGATTTTTATAAGGAATAGTATGTGTATAATCGGCCTAGTGCTTATGTCTGCTTGTGCTGAAAAAAGCAAAAAAGTAATATTGGTGAAAAATTCGTTGGATATTGAGCGGTTTTCTGAAACTGTTGAATTGACAAAAGGACTTTTAAAAATCAATAGCCTTGATGGTTTAGGCGTTAGGGATTTGGAGTCGAATGAGGTATTGATCTCACAATTAGTAGATGAAGACGGGGATAATCAATTCGATTTACTAATATTTCAACCAAAAATAAATGGAAAATCAAGAAAATCTTATGAAATCATAAAAACCGCAGACGGTGACCAGCCCCAGAGTATAGACTATTGTTATTCAAGATTTGTTCCCGAAAGGACTGATGACTATGCTTGGGAGAACAATAGGGTGGCATTTAGAATGTATGGTCCCACAGCTCAAAAAATGGTTGAAGATGGCAAAAAAGGAGGCACACTTTCCAGTGGAGTTGATGCCTGGTTGAAAAAGGTTGATTACCCCATAATAAACAAATGGTATAAAAAGGAAACCCAAACGGGAGGAACGTATCATGAAGATGATGGTGAGGGACTCGACAATTTTCATGTTGGTGTGAGCAGGGGTGTTGGTGGTGTTGCGGTTAAAAAGGACTCTTCTTATCATTTCTCTAAGAACTATACAGAATGGAGAACAATTACTACAGGACCAATTAGGACCAGTTTTCATCTTGAAATTGACAAATGGACCGCCGCAGGGAGTTTAATCAAAGAGTCTAAGGTTATAAGTTTGGATTACGGAAACAATCTGTCAAAATTTGAAGTTATCCTGGAAGGAACAAATGAAATTTCTGCTGGCTTAACACTTCATGAAAAGGATGGCCAAGTTTCATTTAACAAGGAGCAAGGATGGGTGAGCTATTGGCAGCCCCACGGTAATTCTGAATTGGGAACAGGAATCATTGCAGAGCCAGGAGCATTCCTTGGCTATGAGAAATATGATGTTGAACAAAAAGATTTGAGCAATGTTTATGCACATTTAAAAGTGTCTGGTAAAAAAATCACTTATTATGCCGGTTTTGGATGGAAAGAAAGAGGGCGGTTCAATAATCAGCAACAATGGGAACACTATTTGGAGCAGATTTCCAGACAATTGCAGAACCCTTTAACAATAACACTTTCAGAGAGCGATTTGTAAATAAATCTATCTGAATAAAATCAAAATCGCCCCCATAGCGGTAAGGATCAATATCATTTTTCTATAGAAGTCTTCCTTGATTATTTTCACTAGCCGCACACCAATAAACAAGCCAACAAGAATTCCTGGGATAAGCTTTAAATCTATTAGAAGCGTCTCTGTAGTAATTGTTCCCCAAGACCAAATATGAAAAGGCACTTTAAAAATATTGATAATAAAGAACAACCATGCAGCGGTTCCTATGAATTCATTTTTAGGCAACCGCATCGCCAAAAAGAATATATTACTAAAAGCACCTGCTAGGTTCCCTATCATTGTAGTGATTCCTGCTAGAACCCCAATGAAACCAGCAAAACCCCAATGTGTTGGGACATTTTTTGATTTTTTTTGGTCCCACCAATACATCATAAGCACACTACCTAGAATAATAATGGCCATTCCTATTTTAAATGTATTTTCATCTAAGTCTTTTCCAATAAAAACTCCAATGAGTACCCCCGCAACCATCCACGGTAAGAATCGGACAATGTATTTCCATTGTGTATGACGGTTGTAATAGATTACTGCGAAAATATCGCCAACAATCAAGAGCGGCACTATAATACCGGTTGATTCTTTAGCACCAAATGCTAAAGCCATTAAAGTAACAATGATAATCGCAATGCCTTTTATCCCAGCTTTTGAAACGCCAACAACAAATGCAGCCGTGATGGCTAAAACCCATGAGAAAAGAGATATGTTTGATTCTATTGATAGGAGCACAGTTGTTATTTAGCGAACAAGGAGCAAATGTATCTCAAAAAATTTTATCTTTAGCTCTTAACCAAAAACCAACCAAATGGAATTAAGTACTTTGGATTATAGCTTCATAATCGTATTCTTCTCAATAGTATTAGGAATTGGGGTTTATGTTTCAAAAAAATCTGGGAAAAATAGTTCCGAGTTCTTCCTTTCAGGTAGAACAATGCCTTGGTGGTTGCTAGGTCTATCTATGGTAGCAACCACATTTTCAACAGATACGCCCAATCTGGTTACAGATATTGTGAGAACTGACGGTGTTTCGGGAAATTGGGTTTGGTGGTGTTTTCTTATTACGGGAATGTTGACAGTTTTTGTTTACGCAAAGCTTTGGAGAAAATCGAATGTAAATACCGACTTGGAATTTTATGAATTACGATACGGAGGTAAACCAGCCAGCTTTCTTAGAAAATTTAGAGCAGTTTATTTAGGAGTTATTTTTAATGTAATAACCATGTCCGCGGTTACTCTGGCAGCTATTAAAATAGGTGGAATTATGCTAGGGCTCGAGCCTTGGCAAACCGTTGTTGGGGCAGGTCTGATTACAGTGACTTTTAGTGCTTTGGGCGGTTTTAAAGGGGTGGTTTATACCGATTTTCTTCTGTTTTTTGTGGCCATGGCAGGAGCTATAGGTGCCGCATATTATTTGGTTAATTTACCAGAAGTAGGCGGAATAAATGCTGTAATGACAGACGAAAACGTAATCGATAAACTTTCTATATTACCAGAATTCAGTAATACAAAAGCAGTGATTACACTATTGGCTATTCCGCTTGCGGTGCAATGGTGGAGTTCTTGGTATCCAGGCGGAGAACCTGGTGGTGGTGGTTATATTGCTCAACGTATGTTAGCGGCCAAAGACGAGAACCATGCCATAGGTGCCACATTCTTTTTTAATATTATGCATTATGCACTTAGACCTTGGCCTTGGATTTTGGTAGCACTTGCTTCATTGGTTGTGTATCCAGATATCGCTAGTATTTCAGAAGCATTTCCAAATGTGCCAGCTGATAAATTAGGGCATGATTTAGCTTATTCTGCTATGTTGACCAAATTACCTAGTGGTTTATTAGGGTTGGTGTTGGCGTCATTGATTGCGGCATACATGAGTACAATATCAACACAATTAAATTGGGGTTCTTCATACATTGTTTTTGACTTCTACAAACAACAAATAAACCCGCAAGCTTCCGAAAAAAGATTAGTAGCTGTTGGTAGGTTCTCTACTGTTATCTTAATGGTTTTAAGCGCAATCTTAGCTTTGGCAATGCAGAATGCAATGCAAATTTTTGATATGTTGTTACTGTTTGGTGCAGGAACTGGATTAATCTTTATACTTAGGTGGTTCTGGTGGCGAATAAATGCTTGGACAGAGATTTCTGCAATGTTCGCTTCAGGAATATTGTCAATCCTATTGAAAGCAACTCCACTTGGTGATTTCTTTTTCAATGCTGACACTGGGATATTTCCTGAGTGGGGAGAGATACCTTTTGTGATGATAGTAACAACCATAATTTGGCTTACAGCAACTTTCACAACACAACCAGAGTCCAAGGACGTATTGCGTTCATTCTATAAAAAAATACAGCCAGGAGGGCCAGGTTGGAGCAAAATTGTGGACGAAGCCAAACAAGAAAATATCGAAATTGACCAAGGAGAAAAATGGACCGTTCCTGCAGGTATCGGAGCCATGCTTTTAGGTGTTGTATTGATTTATACTATCATGTTTGCCACAGGCCACTGGATCTATGGCAAAACAACTTCAGCTATGATTCTTACGGGCGTGGCATTAGTCGCAGGATTTTTACTGATTAAGGCTTGGGGAAAAATGAAAGATGATATTTTATAGGCCTTAGCAAATGAAGAACAGGGTAATTTCGGTTGATATTTTTAGGGGTTTGACCATTGTATTGATGATTTTAGTCAATACTCCAGGGACTTGGTCCAGTGTATATACACCTTTTTTGCATGCTGAGTGGCATGGTTATACACCTACAGATCTCGTATTTCCTTTTTTCCTTTTCATTGTCGGGACATCCATTTCTTTTGCATATCAGAAAAAAAAGGCCTCCACACAGACGTATAAAAAAATAGCAGTACGTAGTCTAAAACTTATTGGACTTGGATTGTTTTTAGGGGCGTTCACTTTAAGCTTTCCTTTTATAAAAGACTTTGCGGATATTAGGTTTCCTGGTGTTTTACAACGAATAGGAGTTGTATTTTTATTTACGGCTGTATTGTTCGTTAATTTCAATTGGAAAACTTTGTTGGGCATTTGCATAGTCCTTTTGGTAGGATATTGGCTTTTAATGGGTTATGTGCCAGTAGAAGGTATAGAATCTACTTTTGATAGAGCACCTAACAATCTGGCCAACTACTTGGATGTTAAGATTTTTGGCACTCATAACTATAAACCAGATTATGACCCTGAGGGCTTTCTGAGTACGTTACCTTCTATAGCCTCTGCTTTAACGGGAGTATTTACTGGTTTGATTCTTACTTCAAAAAAGGATAATAAAACAATGGTCTTAGTCGGTCTTGGAGTTGTAATGTTGGCTTTAGGGTATTTGTGGCATACGGTTTTTCCAATAAACAAGGCTCTATGGAGTAGTAGTTTTGTGTTGGTTACCTCTGGTTGGGCCAATATTTTTCTGGCACTTGTCTATTATATTTCTGATGTTAGGCAAATTGAATTTGGTAGCATTTTTAAATATGCCGGTGCAAATGCAATAACGGTTTACTTTTTGTCAAGCTTTGTATCTAAATTATTTGGCATGATTAAAGTGGGTGGTGAAACCTCATTACATGGTTGGTTGTTCAGTAATATCTATGTTCATGATTTTATGGCAATGGAACTCTCTTCCCTGCTATACGCGTTGACTGTTGTGAGTTTTTACATTCTTTTAGCGTACGTAATGTATAAAAAGAAGATATTCATTAAGGTGTAGCCACAACTATTAAATCTCGAAAAATCCCTTATTGTCTAAGTTCAAGCATTCGCGCAACATACTTACCAATAACATCAAATTCAAGGTTCACCAGTGAACCAATTTTGTAACCACCAAACCGGGTATGTTCGTAGGTATAGGGAATTATGGCAACACTAAAAGAATTCTTATTGCTATTCACAACCGTCAAACTCACTCCATCAACTGTAATTGAACCTTTTTCGATGGTGACATTGTTCAGGTCCGGATCATATTCAAATGTAAAGAACCAACTACCATCTTTTTCAGTGATATTGATACACTTGGCTGTTTGATCTACATGCCCTTGTACAATATGCCCATCTAATCTTGAACCTAAAATCATTGCCCGTTCAAGGTTTACTTTATCTCTGGTTGTCAATGTTCTAAGACTTGTTTTTTCCAAGGTTTCCTCAATTGCGGTAACTGTATAAACTTGATCTTTAATTGATACAACTGTTAGACACACGCCATTGTGGGCAACGCTCTGATCAATTTTCAAGGCGGAAGTAATGTCGGATTTAACGCTGATATGAAGATTTCCACCCTCTTTCTCTAATTGCTCAATTTTGCCTAAAGATTCGATTATTCCCGTAAACATGTGTCGTTTAAATTAAGTAGTTTTGTGCAACAATTTAAGTTACAAAGGTAAATATATAATGCAGGAAAGCAGTAAAATTAGGGTAGGAATATCTATTGGAGATCTAAACGGAATTGGGTGTGAAATTGCACTCAAAACTTTTGAGGATTCCCGCATGTTAGATTTTTGTACCCCGGTTATTTTTGCTTCCAATAAAACCATATCCCAACAAAAAAACGAGTTGGGTTTTGCAATTAATTTCAACGGTGTACATGACGCGGCCAAGGCACTTGACGGCAAGGTTAATGTGGTCAATGTTTGGAAAGAGAATCCCAAAATCGAATTTGGCCAAGAGACCAAAACAGGAGGCGAATATGCCATAAAATCGCTTCGTGCTGCAGTGAAAGCTTTGAAGGAAAACAAGATTGACGTTTTAGTGACTGCACCAATCAATAAAAAAAACATTCAATCGGACGAATTTAATTTTCCGGGACATACAGATTACCTTGCTCAGGAATTTGAAGGCGAAAGCCTCATGTTCATGGTAACCAATGACTTGAAAGTTGGATTGTTGACTGATCATGTTGCAGTAAAAGATGCCCCTGAGGCCATTACCCCAATTTTGATACGAACCAAAGTAAGAATCATTGAAAAATCTTTGCAGATGGATTTTGGCATTCGTAGGCCAAAAATAGCCCTTTTAGGCATCAACCCTCATAGTGGTGATAATGGTGTTATTGGCAAAGAAGATGATGAGGTTATGAAGCCTGTTATAAAGGAAATGTCAGATGCTGGCCACTTGGTTTTTGGACCCTATTCTGCCGATAGTTTTTTTGGATCTGATTCATATAAAGATTTCGATGCCATTTTGGCCTCCTATCACGACCAAGGATTAATACCTTTTAAAACCCTTTCTTTTGGTAATGGTGTTAATTATACGGCTGGCCTTTCAAGGGTGCGCACATCACCAGACCATGGTACAGCATATGAAATTGCTGGAAAAGGAAAAGCAGATCATAACTCATTTAAGGAAGCACTTTTCAAGGCCATTGAAATATTTAGGAATCGAAAGGAATATCAGAAGTTGACAGAAAATCAGCTACAAAAACAAAAAGCGAGGAGGTAATTTACTTTTAAGAATTAACATAAAAGCTATTATTAGCAAAGCCACAATTAGGCCTAGAAAATAACCCATTCTTTACGACGATTTCTTTTGGCTTGATTTCGGCAAGTTTATCTTCAGATACTTTTTTGAATTTTGTGCCTTTATACTTATCCCCTTGTGAATAGATACTTTCCCGATTATGATCTTTGAATTTTGGCCGTTTGGAAGGCGGTTGCGGTCTGTTTTGCCGAATACGGTTGTTCATATCCTGTAAGTGTCCTGACCCACTCATGGCTAACTGCTTTAATCGCCTAGAAATCAATTTAATCAATTTTTCAGCCAATCTTAAAAGTTTACATGAGTTTATTGGCAATTAGCAAAAAAAAATTATCTTTGCACCCGCCTTTATATGGGCTAGAGTAATTTAACAAGTGTTGAAATGATGAAGCAAAAGGAGTTCGATATTCCTTTCTCTGGATTGAAGCAAGGAAAACACGAGTTTGATTATTATATTGAAAACAAGTTCTTTGAATCTTTTGGGTACGATGAGTTCAATGCTTCTCATGTCAATTTACATGTTGTTCTTCACAAAATGAGCACCATGTTAGAGTTATACATGCAGGCAGAAGGCTCAGTAAATGTATACTGCGATACAACAGGTGAACCTTTTGACCAGAAAATCTCTGGTGAGCTGGAGCTGGTGGTAAAGTTTGGTGACGAATATAATGATGAGAATGATGAAATTTTGATTATTCCCCATGCCGAACATCAAGTGAACATAGCGCAATACATTTATGAAATGTTGGTTTTAGCGGTTCCACAGAAAAGGGTGCACCCTGGAGTATTGGATGGAACTTTAGAATCTGAAACGTTGAAGAAACTAGAAGAGCTTAGTCCAAAAGAAGAAAAAGAAAATAAGGAAGATACTGATCCCAGATGGGATGAATTAAAAAAGTTACAAACGGATAAATAAATAACGATGGCACATCCTAAAAGAAAAATTTCCAAAACTAGGAGAGATAAAAGAAGAACACATTACAAGGCAGTAGCTCCAACAATTGCTAAGGATCCTACAACAGGAGAAATGCACTTGTTTCACAGAGCTCATTGGCATGAAGGTAAACTTTATTATAAAGGCCAAGTTCTTATTGACAAAACTGAGGAAGCCGAGGCATAGTTCTTTAAGTGAAAGTATATGTAATCCCTGCTATTAATTAGCGGGGTTTTTTATGGGGTGGATTTTTAGAATAACCTGAAATTCACTAATAAATGTCAAATACTTCAAAAATCCATAAACAATCACTTTTTAGTCAAAAAGTCGTAAAAAATCATTAATTTTCCCCACTTTTGACGCATTTTTGAAGGTTTTTGACACAAAAGAAATTCAAGTATGACTAAACTTACGGCGGCTATAACGGCTGTGGGAGGATATGTTCCCAAATTTATCATGACCAATAAAATGCTTGAAAGCATGGTTGATACAAATGATGAATGGATTACATCCAGAACTGGGATTAAAGAAAGAAGGGTTCTTAAGGATGAAGAGGGCAAGGGCACTTCTTACATGGCTATAAAGGCGGCCCAAGATTTGATCGATAAAAGAGGTATTGACCCTGGGGAGATTGATCTAATAATTGTTGCCACTGCTACACCAGATAGTTTGGTTGCCTCAACAGCAGCTTTTGTGGCATCAGAGATTGGGGCAACAAATGCATTTGGTTACGATTTATTAGCAGCTTGTTCCAGTTTTCTATTTGGAATGTCGACTGCGTCCAGTTTTGTACAATCAGGCATTTATAAAAAAGTATTGTTAATTGGAGCCGATAAAATGTCATCTATTATTGACTATACAGACAGGACCACTTGCATAATTTTTGGAGACGGTGCGGGTGCAGTACTTTTTGAACCAAACATGGAAGGTTTGGGTCTTCAAGACCAATATTTAAGGGCTGATGGTAATGGAAGAAAGTATCTTGGGATGGATGCTGGGGGCTCTTTAATGCCAGCTACTGAGGAAACAGTAAAAAACAGGAAACATTTCATTTATCAGGATGGTAAATCGGTATTTAAATTTGCCGTATCCAATATGGCAGATGTTGCTGCTAAGATTATGGAGCGCAATCAACTTACTGGTGATGAGGTTTCATGGTTGGTGCCACACCAAGCCAACAAAAGAATTATTGACGCTACGGCCAATAGGATGGATTTGGACCATTCTAAGGTCATGATGAATATACATAGATATGGCAACACAACCTCAGCCACTTTGCCCTTGTTGCTTCATGATTATGAAGAACAGCTTAAGAAGGGAGACAATCTTGTATTCGCTGCTTTTGGAGGCGGATTCACATGGGGGTCCATTTATTTAAAATGGGCATACAACAAATAACCGATCAACTAAACTAAAATCATTTTCAATGGATATTAAAGAAATTCAAAGCCTCATAAAATTTGTGGCAAAATCCGGAGCTAGCGAAGTAAAGTTAGAAACAGATGACATAAAGATTACGATTAGGACGGGATCAACAAGTTCAAGTCCCGAAACTACAATTGTTCAGCAAATTCCAATGGCCCAAGCGGCAATGGCGCCAATCGCACCACCAGCTCAACAGGAAGCTGCGGCACCTGCAACTCCAGTTAAGGAGGCAGAGGATGACTCAAAATACATCACTATTAAATCACCTATTATTGGCACCTTCTATAGAAAACCATCACCTGATAAGCCATCTTTTGTTGAGGTTGGTACATCAATAGGACAGGGCGATGTTCTTTGTGTTATTGAAGCTATGAAGTTATTCAATGATATTGAATCAGAGGTTTCTGGTAAGATTGTGAAGATTTTGGTAGAGGATTCCTCTCCAGTAGAATTTGACCAACCATTGTTTTTGGTAGATCCATCTTAGTAAATTTTAAGTTGACAATTGGTGCTGACCACCAAAGAGACTTAGAGCTTAAAATTTAAAACCTAAAAAGATGTTCAAAAAAATACTTATTGCAAATAGGGGCGAAATAGCGCTACGGATCATTAGAACCTGTAAGGAAATGGGGATAAAGACCGTCGCAGTCTATTCTAAAGCCGATGAAGAGAGTTTACATGTTAGGTTTGCAGATGAGGCCGTTTGTATTGGTCCTGCGCCGAGTAATGAATCATACCTAAAAATACCTAACATAATTGCTGCTGCCGAAATCACAAATGCAGATGCAATTCATCCAGGTTACGGTTTTCTCTCAGAAAATTCTAAATTTTCTAAAATTTGTGCTGAGCACGAAATAAAATTCATTGGTGCATCAGGCGAGCATATTGACCGCATGGGAGACAAGGCTTCAGCCAAAGAAACCATGAAAAAAGCCGGGGTGCCAACTGTTCCGGGTTCAGCAGGTTTGTTGAAAGATGTAGTTGAAGCTAAAAAGGTAGCAAAAAAAATGGGCTACCCGGTAATGATAAAGGCGACTGCAGGCGGTGGTGGTAAAGGCATGCGTGCTGTTTGGAGTGAAGATGCCATGGAAGACCTTTTCGAAAGTGCTGTTCAAGAAGCTACGGCTGCTTTTGGTAATGGGGGTATGTATATGGAAAAGTTGATTGAAGAGCCTCGCCATATCGAAATTCAAATTGTTGGTGATCAATATGGTAAAGCATGTCACCTTTCTGAACGTGATTGTTCTATTCAACGAAGGCATCAGAAATTAACTGAGGAAACCCCTTCACCGTTCATGACCGATAAACTTCGGGAAGATATGGGAAAGGCGGCTGTAAAAGCAGCGGAGTTCATTAAATATGAAGGTGCCGGGACCATTGAGTTTTTGGTAGATAAACACCGAAATTTCTACTTTATGGAAATGAATACCCGTATTCAAGTAGAACATCCCATTACAGAGCAAGTTGTTGATTATGATTTGATCAGGGAGCAAATATTGGTTGCTGGTGGAGTTCCTATTTCTGGGAAAAATTACTATCCTAAACTCCATTCTATAGAATGTAGAATCAATGCAGAGGATCCTTATAACGATTTTAGACCTTCACCGGGTAGAATAACAACGCTTCATACTCCAGGGGGTCATGGTGTTAGGATGGACACCCACGTATACAGTGGTTATGTTATTCCACCTAATTATGATTCAATGATTGCTAAATTGATTACAACGGCACAGACGCGTGAAGAGGCAATTAATAAAATGAAACGTGCTCTGGATGAGTTTGTAATTGAAGGGATTAAAACCACAATACCTTTCCATAGACAACTTATGGAACATCCGGATTATTTAGCTGGTAATTACACTACTAAATTCATGGAAGATTTTGAAATTGACCCAGAAATGGAAGAATAGATAAAAACCCTGACCAAACGGTCAGGGTTTTTTTATATTAGAGTATGAATCTTAGCTATTGGGAATATAAAACGTGGTTATCAAATGTTGATTTTACAATTGTCGGCAGTGGTATAGTTGGGTTAAATTGTGCACTTGCACTAAAAAATAAATTCCCAAAGGCAAAAATCTTGATTTTGGAAAAAGGAGTCTTACCACAAGGTGCAAGTACCAAGAACGCGGGATTTGCATGCTTTGGAAGCATTTCAGAGGTACTCTCCGACCTAGATTCACACGCTGAGGAAGAAGTGTTTCAATTGGTGCTGAAAAGATGGAAAGGCATTCAACTACTTCGACAGAACTTAGGGGATGATACATTGGATTTCCAACAGCACGGAGGTCATGAATTATTTGTAGATGAGAAAAGTAAACTGTATGAGAAATGTTTGGATAATTTAAAAAAAGCGAATAAGCTTTTGAACCCAATATTTGGTACCGATGCATTTGAAACACAATCCAATAGATTTGATTTTAAGCGAATAAAAGAGAAATATATATCCAATATTCATGAAGGTCAAATTGATACGGGAAAGATGATGTTAGGATTGATGAACTTGGTATTATCAAAAGGGATTACAATTCTAAACACCATTGCAGTCGAGCAATTTGAGAATATTGGGAATAAAGTCTTGGTTAAAACCAATGCCTTTGAATTTAAGACTTCAAATTTGTTCATTGCCACAAATGGTTTTGCCGCACAACTCCTTGACGAAAAAGTACTACCAGCGAGAGCTCAAGTGTTAATAACCAAACCAATTCCTAATCTCCAAATAAAAGGAACTTTTCATTTGGATGAAGGGTTCTATTATTTTAGGAATATTGAAAACAGAGTACTTTTTGGCGGCGGGCGTAATTTGGATTTCCAGGGTGAAGAAACCTTTGAACATGGTGAGACCCAACTAATACAAGATAAACTTGAAAAAATGCTTTCAGAAACAATACTTCCTAATACCCCTTTTAAGATTGAACGAAGGTGGAGTGGCATTATGGGTGTTGGCTCAATGAAAAAACCAATTGTAAAGCAATTGTCCAACAATGTTTTTTGTGGTGTTCGTTTAGGGGGTATGGGTGTGGCCATAGGAAGCCAAATAGGTGATGATCTGGCCAATCTAATGGAGTAATTGGCCCTACATAATTATTTTCTCACTATATTGTGACACCCCAAAATATTTAGCATTCCTCCATTTTCTTAGCCGTATTTAAAATTGACTGTAGTTCATGTTTTTATGTGACCAGTTGTTATGGGTTTTTATACAGATTTATGGCAAAGGGAAATTTCAAAACTCTACTCACTATAGTGGTTCTCGGTTGTGTACTTGGTAGTTGTTCAACAACTAAATCGAAGTATCAAAGAGAGTACACCCAAGTTTGGAAGGAAATAATCAAATCTGAGGCATGGAAGAATTCGTTGGTCGCCAAGAACAGTAATGAAAAGGAATATAATTCTGATTTTGTAGCAATTAATGAAGATGATGTCCTTGCAGATGATGGCTTATCAACGAAATTAAATTTGGAATCACTATTTGAAGAACGATTTCATTCGTTGGTTTCGAGGGCATATTTTAAGATAATTTCGGAGGCCGAAAATGCAGACACTCGACTTTCTGCTGAATATGAAAGATGGAATCGTATGCAAGCGAATGAGGGCTTAAAAAAAGATCGGGATTTTAAAAAGAAATATGAGGTTGTGACCAAAAAATACCATGCGCATAAACAAATGCTTGAAGGCCTCAAGTCATGGAATATATTCAGTGAATATAGGTCCAATGATTTGGATTTTTTCAAGGCCGAGAATAAAGTTGAGATTCAAAGTATGTATGATCAAGGGAGTACGGAGGATCAAATGATCAGCTACTTGGTGTACAGATTGGCCGATTTGTACCATTATGAATAATAAAGCTTCTAGTTAATCTACATAATATGAGTGAGATCGTTCTTAAAGAACAATTGTTAGATTTCTGTAAAGGTTTTGTAAACGAGAGAAAGGGACGCATTGAATCTCAGATAAAAGAAGTGCATGAAGCTTTAGGTTCTGAAACCAAAAGCAGTGCCGGCGACAAACATGAAACTGGCCGCGCTATGCTTCAGCTGGAGCGCGAAAAGCTTGGGACACAGTTGGCCGAAGTTGAAAAAATGGCCAAAATCATTAATAAAGTAGATATCACAACTAAAAAAGATTCGGCTTCTTTAGGAAGTTTGGTTTGTACCGATAGTTCCAACTACTTTTTAGCAATATCGGCAGGCGAATACAAATCCACGGAAAAAAGGACCTATTGCATTTCAATGAATACACCAATAGGAATTATTTTATTAGGAAAAAAGGTCGATGATGTTATTGATTTCAATGGAAATCAAATAAAGATTCTTCAGGTACTTTAAGATTGTATTTCGCTTTGATCCATCCTTTTGGAAATTTGAATAAAAACTATTTAATTGAAAATTATGGTTTACAAACATCACATTAGAACAAATGGAGTAGCATTCCTTACTGCATTTTTTATATCGATAGGAGTTTTTGCCCAAAAGAATGA contains:
- the accC gene encoding acetyl-CoA carboxylase biotin carboxylase subunit, translated to MFKKILIANRGEIALRIIRTCKEMGIKTVAVYSKADEESLHVRFADEAVCIGPAPSNESYLKIPNIIAAAEITNADAIHPGYGFLSENSKFSKICAEHEIKFIGASGEHIDRMGDKASAKETMKKAGVPTVPGSAGLLKDVVEAKKVAKKMGYPVMIKATAGGGGKGMRAVWSEDAMEDLFESAVQEATAAFGNGGMYMEKLIEEPRHIEIQIVGDQYGKACHLSERDCSIQRRHQKLTEETPSPFMTDKLREDMGKAAVKAAEFIKYEGAGTIEFLVDKHRNFYFMEMNTRIQVEHPITEQVVDYDLIREQILVAGGVPISGKNYYPKLHSIECRINAEDPYNDFRPSPGRITTLHTPGGHGVRMDTHVYSGYVIPPNYDSMIAKLITTAQTREEAINKMKRALDEFVIEGIKTTIPFHRQLMEHPDYLAGNYTTKFMEDFEIDPEMEE
- the accB gene encoding acetyl-CoA carboxylase biotin carboxyl carrier protein → MDIKEIQSLIKFVAKSGASEVKLETDDIKITIRTGSTSSSPETTIVQQIPMAQAAMAPIAPPAQQEAAAPATPVKEAEDDSKYITIKSPIIGTFYRKPSPDKPSFVEVGTSIGQGDVLCVIEAMKLFNDIESEVSGKIVKILVEDSSPVEFDQPLFLVDPS
- the rpmF gene encoding 50S ribosomal protein L32, translating into MAHPKRKISKTRRDKRRTHYKAVAPTIAKDPTTGEMHLFHRAHWHEGKLYYKGQVLIDKTEEAEA
- a CDS encoding beta-ketoacyl-ACP synthase III, translating into MTKLTAAITAVGGYVPKFIMTNKMLESMVDTNDEWITSRTGIKERRVLKDEEGKGTSYMAIKAAQDLIDKRGIDPGEIDLIIVATATPDSLVASTAAFVASEIGATNAFGYDLLAACSSFLFGMSTASSFVQSGIYKKVLLIGADKMSSIIDYTDRTTCIIFGDGAGAVLFEPNMEGLGLQDQYLRADGNGRKYLGMDAGGSLMPATEETVKNRKHFIYQDGKSVFKFAVSNMADVAAKIMERNQLTGDEVSWLVPHQANKRIIDATANRMDLDHSKVMMNIHRYGNTTSATLPLLLHDYEEQLKKGDNLVFAAFGGGFTWGSIYLKWAYNK
- a CDS encoding NAD(P)/FAD-dependent oxidoreductase, translated to MNLSYWEYKTWLSNVDFTIVGSGIVGLNCALALKNKFPKAKILILEKGVLPQGASTKNAGFACFGSISEVLSDLDSHAEEEVFQLVLKRWKGIQLLRQNLGDDTLDFQQHGGHELFVDEKSKLYEKCLDNLKKANKLLNPIFGTDAFETQSNRFDFKRIKEKYISNIHEGQIDTGKMMLGLMNLVLSKGITILNTIAVEQFENIGNKVLVKTNAFEFKTSNLFIATNGFAAQLLDEKVLPARAQVLITKPIPNLQIKGTFHLDEGFYYFRNIENRVLFGGGRNLDFQGEETFEHGETQLIQDKLEKMLSETILPNTPFKIERRWSGIMGVGSMKKPIVKQLSNNVFCGVRLGGMGVAIGSQIGDDLANLME
- a CDS encoding YceD family protein, with amino-acid sequence MMKQKEFDIPFSGLKQGKHEFDYYIENKFFESFGYDEFNASHVNLHVVLHKMSTMLELYMQAEGSVNVYCDTTGEPFDQKISGELELVVKFGDEYNDENDEILIIPHAEHQVNIAQYIYEMLVLAVPQKRVHPGVLDGTLESETLKKLEELSPKEEKENKEDTDPRWDELKKLQTDK
- the pdxA gene encoding 4-hydroxythreonine-4-phosphate dehydrogenase PdxA, with product MQESSKIRVGISIGDLNGIGCEIALKTFEDSRMLDFCTPVIFASNKTISQQKNELGFAINFNGVHDAAKALDGKVNVVNVWKENPKIEFGQETKTGGEYAIKSLRAAVKALKENKIDVLVTAPINKKNIQSDEFNFPGHTDYLAQEFEGESLMFMVTNDLKVGLLTDHVAVKDAPEAITPILIRTKVRIIEKSLQMDFGIRRPKIALLGINPHSGDNGVIGKEDDEVMKPVIKEMSDAGHLVFGPYSADSFFGSDSYKDFDAILASYHDQGLIPFKTLSFGNGVNYTAGLSRVRTSPDHGTAYEIAGKGKADHNSFKEALFKAIEIFRNRKEYQKLTENQLQKQKARR